In one Betta splendens chromosome 14, fBetSpl5.4, whole genome shotgun sequence genomic region, the following are encoded:
- the pcyt1bb gene encoding choline-phosphate cytidylyltransferase B — MAGRRRGRGGGGGVQQQQASQKQRAGPRRALREPAAFAKSSGYESDVPHEKLTIAQARRGTPAHRPVRVYADGIFDLFHSGHARALMQAKNVFPNTCLIVGVCSDELTHKLKGYTVMTEDERYEALRHCRYVDEVVRDAPWTLSAEFLSKHKIDFVAHDDIPYTSAGSDDVYKHIKEAGMFVATQRTEGISTSDLITRIVRNYDIYVRRNLQRGYTAQELNVGFINEKRYRLQNQVDKMKETVRTVEEKSKHFVYRVEEKSQDLIHKWEEKSREFIGNFLELFGPDGAWHVIQERSGRMLQALSPYSSPRGSPSSSPTRARSPSPDSSASPASLSPPSSPSSPPSRKKGTRSSVKAASTYRRHEQ; from the exons GCGCTGAGGGAACCGGCTGCTTTTGCCAAGTCTTCTGGTTATGAATCAGACGTTCCCCATGAAAAGCTGACGATCGCCCAGGCACGGAGGGGAACGCCAG CTCATCGTCCAGTGCGAGTCTACGCTGATGGGATCTTTGATCTGTTCCACTCGGGACACGCTCGAGCTCTGATGCAGGCCAAGAACGTCTTCCCCAACACTTGTCTGATAGTGGGAG TCTGCAGTGATGAGCTCACACACAAGCTAAAAGGCTACACAGTGATGACGGAGGATGAGCGCTACGAAGCCCTGAGGCACTGCCGCTACGTTGACGAGGTGGTGCGAGACGCTCCCTGGACCCTCAGCGCGGAGTTCCTCAGTAAAcataag ATCGACTTTGTGGCACATGATGACATTCCTTACACCTCTGCTGGATCAGATGACGTCTACAAGCACATCAAAGAagcag GGATGTTTGTGGCCACTCAGAGGACGGAGGGCATCTCTACATCAGATCTGATCACTCGTATTGTCCGAAACTACGACATCTACGTCAGGCGCAACCTGCAAAGAGGCTACACAGCCCAAGAACTCAACGTCGGGTTCATTAAC GAAAAAAGATACCGGCTCCAAAACCAGGTGGACAAAATGAAGGAAACGGTTCGTACAGTGGAGGAAAAGTCCAAACACTTTGTCTACAGAGTCGAAGAGAAGAGCCAAGACCTCATCCACAAGTGGGAAGAGAAGTCCAGAGAGTTCATTGGCAACTTCCTGGAGCTTTTTGGACCAGATGGAGCCTGG CATGTGATTCAGGAGAGGAGTGGTCGCATGCTGCAGGCCCTGTCGCCCTACTCCTCGCCCCGCGGCTCACCCAGCAGCAGTCCCACCAGAGCACGCTCGCCCTCCCCTGACTCCTCCGCCTCACCCGcctctctctcgcctccttcctctccgtCCTCCCCCCCTTCACGCAAAAAGGGGACCCGCTCCTCTGTCAAGGCCGCCTCCACGTACAGAAGACATGAGCAGTGA
- the LOC114869893 gene encoding palmitoyltransferase ZDHHC20-A-like → MAPSHVLKCCKRVLNWVPVLFINLVVGWSYYAFVVELCVYTIPNNAERISYLVIFHICLIMFIWSYWKTIWSRPASPSKAFGLPRAEKELFEREERAEKQQEVLKKVARNLPVYTRTAGGAVRYCEPCQIIKPDRCHHCSTCETCVLKMDHHCPWVNNCVGFSNYKYFVLFLAYASLYCAVICATVIQYFIKFWTKQLPDTHAKFHILFLFFVAALFFISVLSLLSYHLWLVGKNRTTIEAFRAPVFTNGPDKNGFSLGFSRNGAEVFGDQAKYWFVPVFSSLGDGHSFVTRLVHIDPEQANSVLQQNGKSPVDGETTTCGLGNTLQHPVNSSNDGVEDHVVSVTMESEP, encoded by the exons ATGGCGCCCTCTCACGTACTGAAGTGCTGCAAGCGGGTCTTGAACTGGGTACCTGTCCTGTTTATCAACCTGGTCGTCGGCTGGTCCTACTACGCGTTCGTCgtggagctgtgtgtct ATACAATCCCAAATAATGCAGAAAGAA tcAGCTACTTGGTCATCTTTCATATTTGCCTCATCATGTTTATATGGTCCTACTGGAAAACGATCTGGTCCAGACCGGCCAGCCCGTCCAAAGCG TTTGGTCTTCCCAGAGCTGAGAAGGAGCTGTTTGAGAGAGAAGAGCGAGCTGAGAAACAGCAGGAGGTCCTGAAGAAGGTGGCCAGGAATCTACCGGTGTACACCCGcactgcaggtggag ctGTCAGATACTGTGAACCCTGCCAAATAATCAAACCTGACCGCtgccatcactgctccacctgtgaAAC GTGTGTGCTAAAGATGGATCATCACTGCCCCTG GGTGAATAACTGTGTTGGATTCTCAAACTACAAGTACTTTGTGCTGTTCTTGGCCTACGCCTCACTCTACTGCGCGGTGATCTGTGCTACCGTGATTCAGTATTTCATCAAATTCTGGACG AAACAACTTCCTGACACACACGCCAAATTCCACATcttgtttctgttctttgtGGCGGCTCTGTTCTTTATCAGCGTCCTGTCACTTCTCAGCTACCACCTGTGGCTCGTGGGAAAGAACAGGACCACTATCG AGGCGTTTAGGGCCCCTGTCTTCACAAATGGCCCGGACAAAAACGGGTTCTCCCTGGGTTTCAGCAGAAATGGAGCTGAGGTCTTTGGCGACCAAGCCAAATACTGGTTTGTCCCTGTATTTTCAAG TCTCGGGGATGGACATTCCTTTGTTACCAGATTGGTTCACATAGATCCTGAACAAGCAAACAGTGTCCTGCAGCAAAATGGAAAAAG CCCTGTTGACGGGGAGACCACCACCTGTGGGCTCGGTAACACCTTACAACACCCAGTGAACAGCAGTAATGATGGAGTTGAGGACCACGTGGTCTCTGTGACCATGGAGAGCGAGCCATAG
- the LOC114869378 gene encoding organic solute transporter subunit alpha-like, with translation MDEALNSTVHPACIQEPPLALDAIKQLDLFGVCQYCVLTFMSCVSLLLYLELCLYIYKKMPYPKKTKVIWINGAAPVISIMACFGMWIPRAIMFTDMTSSCYFAVVVYKVLLLLIEEFGGCNAFLKRFAGEPFMISTGPCCCCCPCIPRVPMSRRMLFMLRAASLQYAILKTTFSVFSIILWTNGIYDPFNLNIAGVAIWIGLFVGVLTIISLWPVAIIFMNTNKHLRSVKIIPKYAMYQLVLVLSQLQTSIINILALNGVIACSPPFSSQARGSKLSQQLMIMEMFIITLVNRLLYHRPYDAVLPEERDNPQNNHNHNHNSGVVVQAAVVEHDV, from the exons ATGGACGAAGCCCTCAACAGCACCGTTCACCCAGCCTGCATTCAGGAGCCCCCGCTGGCGCTCGACGCGATAAAGC AGCTGGATTTATTTGGAGTTTGCCAGTACTGCGTGCTCACCTTCATGTCCTGCGTTTCCCTGCTGCTCTACCTGGAGCTGTGCTTGTATATTTATAAGAAGATGCCGTACCCCAAGAAGACCAAGGTGATTTGGATAAATGGAGCAGCACCA gTCATTTCCATCATGGCTTGCTTTGGGATGTGGATCCCGAGAGCCATCATGTTCACAGACATGACATCCAGCTG CTATTTTGCAGTTGTGGTGTATAAAGTGCTGCTTCTGCTCATCGAGGAGTTCGGCGGCTGCAACGCGTTCCTGAAGAGATTCGCGGGGGAGCCGTTCATGATCAGCACcggcccctgctgctgctgctgcccctgcATCCCCCGGGTGCCCATGTCACG GCGGATgctgttcatgctgagggcgGCGTCTCTCCAGTATGCGATCCTGAAGACCACCTTCTCTGTCTTCTCCATCATACTGTGGACAAATGGCATCTATGATCCCTTTAAC TTGAACATTGCTGGTGTAGCCATTTGGATTGGTTTATTCGTGGGGGTCCTCACCATTATATCCCTTTGGCCTGTTGCCATCATCTTCATGAACACTAACAAACACCTACGCAGTGTGAAGATAATACCCAAATACGCCATGTATCAA ttAGTTCTTGTACTGAGTCAGCTGCAGACGTCCATCATTAACATCCTCGCTTTGAACGGGGTCATCGcctgctctcctcccttctcctctcaAGCTCGTGGATCCA AGCTCAGTCAGCAGCTGATGATCATGGAGATGTTCATCATCACTCTGGTCAACCGGTTGTTGTACCACCGTCCGTATGACGCAGTTCTGCCTGAGGAGCGCGACAATCCGcaaaacaaccacaaccacaaccacaacagcgGCGTTGTCGTGCAGGCGGCTGTGGTGGAGCATGACGTCTAA
- the si:ch211-244c8.4 gene encoding APC membrane recruitment protein 2, which translates to MDVQTENMDPPPCESQPSGKIRKGFKLFGKHKPGNIFSIRSKADGNNKSPVPRSKAADGASEAAADSEQEPDKEKGQEASVAERQQAEEEPLGEDGVLAAAPARTSISSASSAKSLGFLSRLRGGRRGAGERRAHTVSQPTGRQRRGLKGLFGNVRFRSKDKDDREDSPPSPLLMSSRANSVEIIKEDLTLTPRSQPRSLDSPEAGPAGDSAATSPSETATPRAAAGDVSRTERASPLPGCELPLAPGDTSLSSLLADISSLLTFDSISGGGDIMADVEAEWGRVSSALSAGVPPPSTSPPVKPPHVPAPAASTHYFAPLTKLSTFSPAAKPSSGSTTLTQPLTSTPPSVKLSSDSTAVSETSTSVSLKSAPTATKPAAHVALTSPSAPITSSSAVTMKSTLSSTSPNTQAPVVTAPSISPTLSAATKPALSNAAPAQVPASAGKPAPVATPAPPAKPPPVTHSPPTPAPASKPDSVSGFQTSTSYKPSLNAAAGEPKAPVTVSARADLTTPSSPEPVFPSKTTIAPTSTATSASVSVAPAKSTMTSTKTDVKTPPSLVTLSSSAPITTAKAQPGPPSVPAPPSASSDKISSMTKPTPAPVALDMMPPAPTPTPFAAVSPTPPDRGPIPLVHFKAPPASVLNNSSAPTQVHGDQPKAPAAPAQTSVPVSKEQPVPTLLPGSGSKEPPPPGHVPASVCKDLHIPALTSVSHSKDPFVPAHCPVASPPSTSPHWSAKGSGPAAVDGLTSPSSRDTHGGQAVSSKTEKIQNESRTSLQGSREKKAPQVKASGLSKIPVVGGGRGGKLPVSQQGDDEASRVPPSPVQEERPPFYSHDPESRDKIFAAEANVATSKDAQEGSQQPPQPKVPASLPRDSKIPVKHSTQSHAASHNPQAKEPLRSKIPVSKVPVRTAAKPAAAGGRK; encoded by the coding sequence ATGGATGTACAGACGGAGAACATGGACCCCCCACCTTGTGAATCTCAGCCGAGTGGAAAAATAAGGAAGGGATTCAAGCTGTTTGGCAAACACAAGCCAGGTAACATCTTCTCTATTCGAAGCAAAGCCGACGGGAACAACAAGTCACCTGTGCCCAGGAGCAAGGCAGCGGATGGAGCCTCGGAGGCTGCGGCGGATTCTGAGCAGGAGCCGGACAAGGAGAAGGGACAGGAGGCGAGTGTGGCGGAGAggcagcaggcggaggaggagccgctggGAGAAGATGGCGTTCTGGCTGCCGCCCCTGCTCGCACCTCCATTTCTTCCGCCAGCTCCGCCAAGTCGCTCGGCTTCCTGTCGCGGCTGAGGGGGGGCAGGAGGGGCGCGGGCGAGCGCAGAGCCCACACCGTGTCCCAGCCCACGGGGCGGCAGCGCCGTGGACTCAAGGGCCTCTTCGGCAACGTCAGGTTCCGCTCCAAAGACAAGGACGACAGGGAGGACTCCCCCCCAAGCCCGCTCCTCATGTCGTCCCGCGCCAACAGCGTGGAAATCATCAAGGAGGACCTCACGCTGACCCCCAGGTCCCAGCCGCGCTCTCTGGACAGCCCCGAGGCCGGGCCGGCCGGCGACAGCGCGGCCACATCCCCGTCGGAGACCGCGACCCCCCGCGCGGCCGCAGGCGACGTGAGTAGAACCGAGCGCGCGTCCCCGCTGCCTGGCTGCGAGCTGCCGCTGGCACCCGGAGACACCAGCCTGAGCTCCCTGCTGGCAGACATCTCCTCTCTCCTGACCTTTGACTCCATCTCAGGGGGTGGAGACATCATGGCGGACGTGGAGGCGGAGTGGGGGAGAGTCAGCAGTGCCCTGAGCGCTGGAGTGCCGCCGCCGTCCACCTCTCCGCCTGTCAAACCGCCCCACGTCCCCGCGCCGGCGGCCTCCACTCACTACTTTGCTCCTCTAACCAAGTTGTCGACCTTCTCTCCCGCCGCCAAGCCGAGCTCCGGCAGCACCACGCTGACCCAGCCTCTGACCTCCACCCCTCCGTCAGTCAAACTGAGTTCAGACTCTACCGCGGTTTCTGAGACTTCTACCAGCGTTAGCCTGAAATCAGCTCCCACCGCAACGAAACCTGCAGCCCACGTAGCATTGACGAGCCCTTCTGCTCCCATTACGTCTTCCTCTGCGGTAACAATGAAGTCGACCCTGAGCTCCACTTCTCCAAACACTCAGGCCCCTGTCGTCACGGCGCCCTCGATCAGCCCAACGCTGAGTGCAGCTACAAAACCAGCTTTGTCGAACGCGGCACCTGCACAAGTTCCCGCTTCAGCGGGTAAACCTGCCCCTGTGGcgactccagctcctccagccaaGCCTCCACCAGTAACCCACAGCCCCCCCACCCCTGCTCCAGCCTCTAAGCCGGATTCAGTTAGCGGTTTCCAAACGTCCACTTCCTACAAACCTTCCCTAAACGCAGCTGCAGGGGAACCTAAAGCTCCGGTTACAGTATCGGCCCGTGCTGATTTGACCACACCCTCTTCTCCTGAACCAGTTTTCCCTTCCAAGACGACAATAGCTCCCACATCAACTGCAACCTCAGCCTCAGTATCAGTGGCTCCTGCCAAAAGTACGATGACTTCTACCAAAACAGATGTGAAGACGCCTCCCTCTCTTGTCACTCTCTCGTCCTCTGCTCCAATCACCACGGCTAAAGCTCAACCCGGCCCTCCATCTGTTCCCGCGCCTCCCTCGGCTTCTTCAGATAAGATTTCTAGCATGACAAAACCCACTCCTGCACCGGTTGCTTTAGATATGATGCCCCCTGCTCCCACACCGACTCCATTCGCTGCCGTTTCCCCAACGCCCCCTGATCGAGGTCCGATCCCACTTGTTCACTTTAAAGCTCCTCCTGCATCTGTGTTGAATAATTCTTCTGCTCCTACTCAAGTTCATGGTGATCAGCCTAAGGCACCTGCTGCTCCGGCCCAGACCTCAGTACCTGTCTCTAAAGAGCAACCTGTTCCCACCCTGCTCCCAGGCTCTGGATCTAaagaacctcctcctcctggtcacGTCCCGGCCTCTGTATGTAAAGACCTTCACATCCCAGCTCTGACCTCAGTCTCTCATTCTAAAGACCCCTTTGTACCTGCCCACTGCCCCGTCGCTTCGCCTCCCTCTACCTCTCCACATTGGTCAGCGAAAGGAAGTGGGCCAGCAGCAGTGGATGGGCTGACGAGTCCAAGTAGCAGAGATACTCACGGAGGCCAGGCTGTTTCGTCAAAAACGGAGAAAATACAGAATGAGTCACGAACAAGCCTGCAGGGTTCCAGAGAAAAGAAGGCACCTCAAGTAAAGGCATCAGGACTTAGCAAAATACCTGTGgttggaggaggcagagggggaaaGCTACCTGTCAGCCAGCAGGGTGACGATGAGGCCAGCCGGGTCCCACCGTCCCCCGTCCAAGAGGAGAGGCCCCCATTCTACTCACACGATCCGGAGAGCAGAGATAAGATCTTTGCGGCTGAGGCTAATGTGGCCACCTCGAAAGACGCCCAGGAGGGCAgtcagcagcctcctcagccGAAGGTCCCCGCCAGTTTACCGCGTGACTCCAAGATCCCCGTCAAGCACAGCACGCAGTCTCACGCCGCCTCCCACAACCCGCAGGCAAAGGAGCCCCTGCGCTCCAAGATACCTGTGTCCAAGGTCCCCGTGCGGACGGCCGCtaagcctgcagctgctggagggaggAAATAA